One Kribbella sp. NBC_00662 genomic region harbors:
- a CDS encoding M16 family metallopeptidase: MSQVLTTPPAVGAPRPWKFPEAVTTRTGVGTPVHVFDRPGQYVATVRVTIAMPLIAEPRELEGVATIMSRTLDEGTELHSANEFAAALERHGAAYGVDVSSDALHVEISVPVSHLAPAVALLAEAITRPAFNQADVGRHVTIRLGEINQERANAGYRAREAFASHLFDSATRRSRPTAGTPDTIRPLTNVEVAEFYRNNIGPERAEILFAGDATGVDAAAIIDEAFAGWTSGAGPAGETPEPLYLPGNRVVLVNRPGSVQSQLLIGCKGPDRRDPLWGSAAVANHVVGGTITSRVDTVLREEKGYTYGTRTSFAAPRKGGTFSLGGAVRTEVTGAAIGDALRILREARDGLTEQEVQEAKDSLIRTAPLRYEQADSVAQQVGSNIANGVPIDFADTYLAQIAATTAAEATDAYRRYVGTDGLLVVVVGESKEVRPQLEGLDLGDLIDLG, encoded by the coding sequence ATGAGCCAGGTTCTGACCACCCCACCGGCCGTCGGCGCACCGCGGCCGTGGAAGTTTCCGGAGGCCGTGACGACGCGGACCGGCGTCGGTACGCCGGTGCACGTCTTCGACCGCCCCGGGCAGTACGTCGCGACTGTGCGCGTGACGATCGCGATGCCGTTGATCGCCGAGCCGCGTGAGCTCGAGGGCGTCGCGACGATCATGTCGCGGACGCTCGACGAGGGCACCGAGCTGCATTCGGCCAACGAGTTCGCGGCCGCGTTGGAGCGGCACGGAGCGGCGTACGGCGTGGACGTCAGCTCGGACGCGCTGCATGTCGAGATCTCGGTCCCCGTATCGCATCTCGCGCCGGCCGTCGCGCTGCTCGCGGAGGCGATCACTCGGCCCGCGTTCAACCAGGCGGATGTCGGCCGGCACGTGACGATCCGGCTCGGCGAGATCAACCAGGAGCGGGCCAACGCCGGGTACCGGGCACGCGAGGCGTTCGCTTCGCATCTGTTCGACTCGGCGACGCGTCGCTCCCGCCCGACCGCGGGGACGCCGGACACGATCCGGCCGCTCACCAACGTCGAGGTGGCCGAGTTCTACCGCAACAACATCGGGCCGGAGCGGGCGGAGATCCTCTTCGCCGGCGACGCGACCGGTGTGGACGCGGCCGCGATCATCGACGAGGCCTTCGCCGGCTGGACGTCGGGCGCGGGCCCGGCGGGCGAGACGCCGGAGCCGTTGTACCTGCCGGGCAACCGGGTCGTGCTCGTCAACCGGCCGGGTTCGGTGCAGAGCCAGCTGCTGATCGGGTGCAAGGGTCCCGATCGCCGCGATCCGTTGTGGGGCTCGGCCGCGGTCGCGAACCACGTCGTCGGCGGGACGATCACCTCCCGTGTGGACACCGTGCTGCGCGAGGAGAAGGGATACACCTACGGCACGCGGACCAGCTTCGCGGCGCCCCGCAAGGGCGGCACCTTCAGCCTCGGCGGCGCCGTACGCACCGAGGTCACCGGGGCCGCGATCGGCGACGCGCTGCGCATCCTCCGCGAGGCCCGTGACGGGCTCACCGAGCAGGAGGTCCAGGAGGCGAAGGACAGCCTGATCCGCACCGCTCCCCTGCGGTACGAGCAGGCCGACTCGGTCGCGCAGCAGGTCGGCAGCAACATCGCCAACGGCGTACCGATCGACTTCGCGGACACGTATCTCGCCCAGATCGCCGCCACCACGGCCGCCGAGGCGACCGACGCCTACCGCCGGTACGTCGGGACCGACGGGCTGCTGGTGGTCGTCGTCGGCGAGTCCAAGGAGGTCCGGCCCCAACTCGAAGGCCTCGACCTCGGCGACCTGATCGACCTCGGCTGA
- a CDS encoding M16 family metallopeptidase, whose protein sequence is MPLTYPIAEQTLDNGLRVVVSSDRAVPIVAVNLWYDVGSRHEPPGLTGFAHLFEHLMFQGSRNVASGQHFSLLETAGASLNASTFFDRTNYFESLPSGGLDLALWLEADRMGYLLDAVNQENLDNQRDVVKEEKRQSYDNRPYGDSYERLVRLAFPEGHPYAHMTIGSMADLDAASLEDVHAFFRKYYGPNNTVLTIVGDVSEDDAFDAAKRYFGHLPAIPTPPPAPDGTIGPMTDVQRDEVESDVPSDLITMMFRLPVDGTPELDAAGLALDILAAGQSGRLNRRLVRDEQIAQSVSGGALPLIGGVSFGTLTGIASDGIDLQKVEDALLEEIEKLATEGVTSEELATVQAQAERDWLEQLATCAGRADEISHHALLFGDPGRINTRIDQVQAVTVEQVQAAAAKWIRASGRVQVTYRRQESAAETAGEQE, encoded by the coding sequence ATGCCCTTGACGTACCCCATCGCGGAGCAGACGCTCGACAACGGCCTCCGGGTCGTCGTGAGCTCGGACCGTGCCGTCCCGATCGTCGCCGTCAACCTCTGGTACGACGTCGGGTCGCGCCATGAACCACCGGGTCTGACCGGGTTCGCGCACCTCTTCGAGCACCTGATGTTCCAGGGGTCGCGCAACGTTGCCTCCGGTCAGCACTTCAGCCTGCTGGAGACCGCCGGCGCCAGCCTGAACGCGAGCACGTTCTTCGATCGCACCAACTACTTCGAGTCGCTGCCCAGCGGCGGTCTCGACCTCGCGCTCTGGCTCGAGGCGGACCGGATGGGCTACCTGCTCGACGCGGTCAACCAGGAGAACCTGGACAACCAGCGCGACGTGGTCAAGGAAGAGAAGCGGCAGAGCTACGACAACCGCCCGTACGGCGATTCGTACGAGCGGCTCGTCCGGCTCGCGTTCCCCGAGGGCCACCCGTACGCGCACATGACGATCGGCTCGATGGCCGACCTGGACGCCGCCTCGCTGGAGGACGTGCACGCGTTCTTCCGCAAGTACTACGGTCCGAACAACACCGTCCTGACGATCGTCGGCGACGTGTCCGAGGACGACGCGTTCGACGCGGCCAAGCGGTACTTCGGCCACCTGCCCGCGATCCCCACGCCGCCGCCGGCGCCGGACGGGACGATCGGGCCGATGACCGACGTACAGCGCGACGAGGTGGAGTCCGACGTACCGTCCGACCTGATCACGATGATGTTCCGGCTGCCCGTTGACGGTACGCCGGAGCTCGACGCGGCCGGGCTCGCGCTCGACATCCTCGCGGCCGGGCAGAGCGGCCGGCTGAACCGGCGGCTGGTCCGCGACGAGCAGATCGCCCAGTCGGTGTCGGGCGGTGCGCTGCCGCTGATCGGCGGGGTCTCCTTCGGGACGCTGACCGGCATCGCGTCGGACGGCATCGATCTGCAGAAGGTCGAGGACGCGTTGCTCGAGGAGATCGAGAAGCTGGCCACCGAGGGGGTCACCTCGGAGGAGCTCGCGACCGTGCAGGCACAGGCCGAGCGGGACTGGCTCGAGCAGCTGGCGACGTGCGCGGGCCGGGCCGACGAGATCTCTCACCACGCCTTGTTGTTCGGAGACCCTGGGCGGATCAACACCCGGATCGACCAGGTGCAGGCCGTGACCGTCGAGCAGGTACAGGCGGCGGCAGCGAAGTGGATCCGCGCATCGGGACGGGTCCAGGTGACCTACCGCCGTCAGGAGTCCGCGGCAGAGACGGCAGGAGAGCAGGAATGA
- a CDS encoding CBS domain-containing protein, protein MKINDVLRGKGNQVVTISPEATVTELLALLAEKNIGAVVVSADGSTVSGIVSERDIVRLWNGTPDAGDVRVSAIMTSEVRTATPDDLIDNLMRLMTEHRIRHVPVVVDGNLAGLVSIGDVVKSRIGELEFEREQLSNYISS, encoded by the coding sequence GTGAAGATCAACGACGTACTGCGCGGTAAGGGCAATCAGGTCGTCACCATCTCCCCAGAAGCCACTGTCACCGAGCTGCTCGCACTGCTGGCCGAGAAGAACATCGGCGCGGTGGTGGTCAGTGCGGACGGGTCGACGGTGTCCGGGATCGTGTCGGAGCGTGACATCGTGCGGCTCTGGAACGGTACGCCGGACGCGGGCGACGTACGGGTGAGCGCGATCATGACGTCCGAGGTCCGCACCGCGACACCGGACGACCTGATCGACAATCTGATGCGGCTGATGACCGAGCACCGGATCCGGCACGTCCCGGTCGTTGTCGACGGCAACCTTGCCGGGCTGGTCAGCATCGGCGACGTGGTCAAGTCCCGTATCGGCGAACTCGAGTTCGAGAGGGAACAACTCTCCAACTACATCAGCAGCTGA
- a CDS encoding GyrI-like domain-containing protein translates to MELLEPPRVVERPEQHYLGIRTITPFRGMLAKRNELLDELFGWLRESGTDDSGMFFLRLHVIDMAGPMDLEVGMMTPGRVAGDDRVQPSTLPAGRYATLTYRNHSIRANRALLDWVAAEGLVLDRRDVPEGDLFACRYEAFRTDPRTEPRKTKWMVELDFRLADA, encoded by the coding sequence ATGGAGCTACTTGAGCCGCCGCGCGTTGTCGAGCGACCCGAACAGCATTACCTCGGCATTCGGACCATCACGCCCTTCCGGGGCATGCTGGCCAAGCGGAATGAGCTGCTCGACGAGCTGTTCGGCTGGCTTCGTGAGAGTGGCACCGACGACTCAGGGATGTTCTTCCTGAGACTGCACGTGATCGACATGGCTGGGCCGATGGATCTTGAGGTCGGCATGATGACACCGGGACGCGTGGCGGGCGACGACCGGGTGCAGCCGTCCACGCTTCCAGCCGGGCGGTATGCGACGCTCACCTACCGCAACCACTCGATCCGCGCCAACCGCGCCCTGCTCGACTGGGTAGCTGCTGAAGGGCTTGTCCTCGACCGGCGGGATGTCCCCGAAGGCGACCTGTTTGCCTGCAGGTACGAGGCATTCCGCACCGATCCGCGGACCGAGCCGCGGAAGACCAAATGGATGGTCGAGCTCGACTTCCGTCTGGCTGACGCCTAG